One genomic window of [Clostridium] scindens ATCC 35704 includes the following:
- the gnpA gene encoding 1,3-beta-galactosyl-N-acetylhexosamine phosphorylase — MSKTKGRVTLPSESNFLEETKEMLDRWGADALRDSDGTKLDDEIKSLDAKIYTTYFVARGHNEFAKEHMDECQQMLLMSKHNLATSDSVTIDFLDGYYREQVIADYVHDPKKWWEVIDRTTGDVVPASGWSVDQEKDLVTIEKTVPFHEYTVSFFVYAIWDPTQMYNHITNDWGDKPHDIPFDVRQANSGTFAKDYLKQWLIDNPDTDVVRFTTFFYHFTLVFGADRKEKFVDWFGYGATVSIKALEEFEQEYGYALRPEDIVDNGYYNSTFRVPTKAYRQYMDFIQRFVARKAKELVDLTHEAGREAMMFLGDNWIGTEPYGPYFESIGLDAVVGSVGGGATLRLISDIPGVKYTEGRFLPYFFPDTFYEGNDPCIEAIDNWLSARRALMRNPVDRIGYGGYLSLAYKFPKFVDYIEKVTDEFRLIYDNVKGKKPYSGLKVAILNSWGRLRSWQAYMVAHALWYKQTYSYFGILESLSGAAVDVVFLSFDDIRENGVPADVDVIINAGDAGTAFSGGEEWLDETLVTAIRKWVYEGGGFIGVGEPTAVHHGGRFFQLADILGVDKELGYTLSTDKYFTKALDSHFITKDRTACCEFGEVKHDIYALSADTEIIEYSNNEVHMAANTYGKGRGVYISGLPYSYENTRLLMRAMYYAAHKEDAFHVWYADNLNCEVNAYPESGKYAILNNSNETQTTKFYDGDGNCKTVTLEPCEIRWEEKK; from the coding sequence ATGTCAAAGACAAAAGGAAGAGTAACCTTGCCAAGCGAGTCGAATTTTCTGGAAGAGACAAAGGAAATGCTTGACCGCTGGGGTGCCGATGCCCTCAGGGACAGCGACGGCACGAAACTTGATGATGAGATTAAGTCTTTGGATGCAAAGATATATACAACCTATTTTGTAGCCAGGGGGCACAATGAATTTGCGAAAGAACACATGGATGAGTGCCAGCAGATGCTTCTGATGTCCAAGCACAATCTTGCGACATCCGATTCTGTTACCATTGATTTCCTGGACGGCTATTATCGCGAGCAGGTGATTGCCGACTATGTACATGACCCGAAGAAATGGTGGGAGGTTATCGATCGCACCACAGGTGATGTCGTACCGGCATCCGGCTGGTCCGTTGACCAGGAAAAAGATCTTGTCACAATCGAGAAGACTGTGCCGTTTCATGAATACACGGTATCCTTCTTCGTATATGCTATCTGGGATCCTACGCAGATGTACAACCACATCACCAATGACTGGGGGGACAAGCCTCACGACATCCCCTTTGATGTACGCCAGGCAAATTCCGGGACATTTGCCAAAGACTACTTGAAGCAGTGGCTGATCGACAACCCGGATACCGATGTCGTGCGGTTCACCACCTTTTTCTATCACTTTACGCTGGTATTCGGCGCCGACCGGAAGGAAAAGTTCGTAGACTGGTTCGGCTATGGCGCTACCGTATCTATCAAGGCGCTGGAAGAATTCGAGCAAGAGTATGGTTACGCGCTGAGGCCGGAAGATATCGTGGACAACGGCTATTACAACTCCACCTTCCGCGTGCCCACCAAAGCCTACCGCCAGTATATGGATTTCATCCAGAGATTCGTTGCCAGAAAGGCAAAAGAACTGGTAGACCTCACCCACGAGGCCGGTAGAGAGGCCATGATGTTCCTGGGAGACAACTGGATCGGAACCGAGCCCTACGGCCCGTATTTTGAAAGCATCGGGCTTGATGCCGTAGTCGGAAGCGTAGGCGGCGGCGCTACCTTGCGTCTCATCTCCGATATACCAGGAGTGAAATATACAGAAGGACGATTCCTTCCCTATTTCTTCCCGGACACCTTCTACGAGGGCAACGATCCCTGCATCGAAGCCATTGACAACTGGCTCAGCGCAAGGCGCGCCCTGATGCGCAACCCGGTAGACAGAATCGGATATGGCGGCTATCTCAGCCTGGCTTATAAATTCCCGAAATTCGTGGATTATATCGAGAAAGTAACGGATGAATTCCGCCTGATCTACGACAACGTAAAAGGCAAAAAGCCCTACAGCGGACTCAAAGTAGCCATCCTCAATTCCTGGGGCAGACTCCGCTCCTGGCAGGCCTACATGGTGGCTCATGCGCTGTGGTACAAGCAGACCTACTCCTACTTCGGAATCCTGGAATCCCTAAGCGGCGCTGCCGTTGACGTGGTATTCCTGAGTTTCGACGATATCCGCGAAAACGGCGTGCCTGCCGATGTGGACGTCATCATCAACGCCGGCGATGCAGGCACTGCTTTCTCCGGCGGCGAGGAGTGGCTGGACGAAACGCTGGTTACTGCCATCCGCAAATGGGTATACGAAGGCGGCGGCTTCATCGGCGTGGGAGAGCCCACTGCCGTACACCACGGGGGGCGCTTCTTCCAACTGGCCGACATCCTGGGCGTTGACAAAGAACTGGGCTACACGCTCTCCACGGACAAGTATTTCACCAAGGCCTTAGATAGCCACTTCATCACCAAAGACCGCACCGCTTGCTGCGAATTCGGAGAAGTAAAGCACGATATCTACGCCCTGTCCGCGGACACGGAGATCATCGAATACTCCAACAACGAAGTCCACATGGCCGCCAACACCTACGGAAAAGGCCGCGGCGTATACATCTCCGGACTTCCATACAGTTACGAGAACACACGACTTCTCATGAGAGCCATGTACTACGCGGCGCACAAAGAAGACGCCTTCCACGTATGGTACGCAGATAACCTGAACTGCGAAGTCAACGCATATCCAGAAAGCGGCAAATACGCGATTCTGAATAACTCCAACGAGACACAGACCACGAAATTCTACGATGGCGATGGCAACTGCAAGACAGTAACCCTGGAGCCCTGCGAGATACGGTGGGAAGAGAAAAAATAA
- a CDS encoding carbohydrate-binding family 9-like protein: MKVEVINSAKELEKLSPFHVECLLWGTKEIPATYGYIGFVPGDGFYIKMVCEEKEPLRAYENDLDPVYRDSAMEAFFMFESEKERSGLATYLNFEANANGALLAAYGKDRTYRTCFTKEELKGFACEAQILEDRWTISFRIGIDILERIYGPLHLQAGSTFTCNFYKISEAKEIEHYASYSPIKTTIPSFHLPEFFAMAEIVKRQGQN; encoded by the coding sequence ATGAAGGTCGAGGTAATCAATAGCGCCAAGGAGTTGGAGAAGTTATCACCGTTTCATGTGGAGTGTCTTCTGTGGGGAACAAAGGAAATACCGGCTACATACGGATACATAGGATTTGTTCCGGGGGATGGCTTCTATATCAAAATGGTATGCGAGGAGAAGGAACCTCTGCGTGCTTATGAAAATGATTTGGATCCGGTATACAGGGATAGCGCGATGGAAGCGTTTTTCATGTTTGAGTCTGAGAAAGAAAGGAGCGGCCTTGCAACTTATTTGAATTTTGAAGCGAATGCCAATGGGGCGCTGCTGGCTGCATACGGAAAAGACCGGACCTACCGGACTTGCTTTACCAAAGAGGAATTAAAAGGCTTTGCGTGCGAGGCGCAGATACTGGAAGACCGGTGGACGATCAGTTTCCGGATCGGAATAGACATTCTGGAGAGGATATACGGACCGCTTCATCTGCAAGCGGGCAGCACCTTTACCTGCAACTTTTATAAGATATCCGAGGCAAAGGAGATCGAGCATTATGCTTCCTATTCCCCGATCAAGACGACTATCCCAAGCTTCCATCTGCCAGAATTTTTTGCTATGGCGGAGATTGTCAAGAGGCAGGGCCAGAACTAA
- the nagB gene encoding glucosamine-6-phosphate deaminase yields MRIIKAADYQDMSRKAANLISAQVIMKPDSVLGLATGSTPIGAYQKLVEWCKNGDLDFSTVKSVNLDEYKGLPRTNDQSYYYFMHENLFDKVNINPANTHLPDGTEPDSDKECARYEALIQSLGGVDLQLLGLGHNGHIGFNEPADEFDKVTHCVDLQESTIEANKRFFASADDVPRQAYTMGIGTIMQAKKILVVVSGEDKADIVAKAFFGSVTPQVPASILQMHQDVTLVADAAALSKVPQK; encoded by the coding sequence ATGAGAATCATCAAAGCAGCAGATTATCAGGATATGAGCAGAAAGGCAGCGAATCTTATCTCTGCCCAGGTAATTATGAAGCCGGATAGCGTACTGGGACTGGCAACAGGCTCTACGCCAATCGGAGCATACCAGAAGTTGGTGGAATGGTGCAAGAACGGGGATCTGGACTTCTCAACCGTGAAATCCGTGAATCTGGACGAATACAAGGGGCTTCCAAGAACCAATGATCAGAGTTACTACTACTTTATGCACGAAAATCTGTTTGACAAGGTAAATATCAATCCGGCAAACACGCATCTTCCGGACGGCACGGAGCCAGACAGCGATAAGGAATGCGCAAGATATGAGGCGCTGATCCAGTCTCTTGGGGGTGTAGACCTCCAGCTTCTGGGACTTGGCCACAATGGCCATATCGGATTCAATGAGCCGGCAGATGAATTTGACAAAGTTACCCATTGCGTAGATCTTCAGGAGAGTACTATCGAAGCGAACAAGAGATTCTTCGCTTCCGCGGATGATGTTCCCAGACAGGCATATACCATGGGAATCGGCACGATCATGCAGGCAAAGAAGATCCTGGTGGTAGTGAGCGGGGAAGATAAGGCCGACATTGTGGCAAAAGCCTTCTTTGGATCAGTTACTCCTCAGGTTCCAGCATCCATCCTTCAGATGCATCAGGATGTAACGCTGGTGGCTGATGCTGCGGCATTGTCCAAAGTGCCTCAGAAATAA
- a CDS encoding AraC family transcriptional regulator, whose translation MGYNGINLRNSISVSKIYSIHYFEYMSDFTFEGESHNFWEFICVDKGEVGVTAGKTFTVLKKGDVAFHQPNEFHNVRATGETAPNLVVISFKCEDEAMRFFKKRILRIDETERNLLADIIIEARRCFDCRLDDPYLQNMPQKDPDMFGAEQLIRLYLEHFLIHLIRRYSNPIVVRKRLPKIEPPKATKSKSDTEIFNRVADYLESNLSSHVTIEQICRDNLIGRSQLQKIFKEHCNLGIIEYFSLLKINAAKEMIRTNRMNFTQISEHLGYTSIHYFSRQFKKVTGMTPSEYASSIKAMAEGSF comes from the coding sequence ATGGGATATAATGGAATCAATCTCAGGAACTCAATATCCGTAAGCAAGATATACAGCATACACTACTTTGAATATATGAGCGACTTCACCTTTGAGGGGGAATCCCACAATTTTTGGGAGTTCATCTGCGTAGACAAAGGAGAGGTCGGGGTAACCGCCGGCAAGACATTTACCGTGCTTAAGAAAGGGGATGTGGCATTCCATCAGCCAAATGAATTCCACAATGTAAGGGCTACCGGGGAGACCGCGCCCAATCTTGTGGTAATCTCATTCAAATGCGAGGACGAGGCCATGCGTTTCTTCAAGAAGCGGATTCTGCGGATTGACGAGACGGAACGGAATCTTCTGGCAGACATTATAATAGAAGCAAGGCGATGCTTTGACTGCCGCCTGGACGACCCCTATCTGCAGAATATGCCCCAGAAAGACCCGGATATGTTTGGCGCCGAGCAGTTGATCCGCTTATACCTGGAGCATTTCCTCATCCACCTCATCCGAAGATATTCCAATCCAATCGTGGTGAGAAAGCGGCTCCCTAAGATCGAGCCGCCCAAGGCTACCAAGAGTAAGAGCGACACGGAGATCTTCAACCGGGTGGCGGATTACCTGGAGAGCAACCTGAGTTCCCACGTGACTATCGAGCAGATCTGCCGGGACAACCTGATCGGCCGCTCCCAGCTCCAGAAGATATTCAAGGAGCACTGCAACCTGGGCATTATCGAATACTTTTCCCTTCTTAAGATTAATGCCGCCAAGGAGATGATCCGGACCAATCGTATGAATTTTACTCAGATATCCGAGCACTTAGGCTACACGTCCATCCACTACTTTTCCAGGCAATTCAAAAAGGTGACCGGAATGACGCCTTCTGAATATGCTTCTTCAATTAAAGCAATGGCAGAGGGAAGTTTCTGA
- a CDS encoding ABC transporter substrate-binding protein, translating into MKKKIVSVLLCVAMVATMAVGCGGKKTDGDGGSSKGGDKLVYWAMWSEDEPQAKVIKDAIAKYTEDTGVKVDVQFKGRNGQREGLQPALDAKQNIDLFDEDVNRVNGTWGKYLMDLEDMAKDYEAEHGNETLFKIARNAYGQTHDGDDTLHTIPYQPSIFGFFYNKTLFDKAGIEAVPTTWEELDAACAKLKEAGITPITADDAYMTSFIGMHLARYIGQDGVKSLVTGEEVNGESVKWDDPRVLAAAESFADFAEKGYFSKNIATNKYPAGQNQEFAPGEAAIVICGSWLPNEAKESVADDLEWGYFNYPSVPDGTDDSTANNIANQVFAINKDSKMADEAFELITYITTGEFDKKMTEEALCIPTDKANSDAWPTELAGVKEGFDATTTYYDWAAGVESNNDLTPVLQQNTLDLAAGKIDAAGFITAMTKAAGQ; encoded by the coding sequence ATGAAAAAGAAAATTGTAAGTGTGCTTTTGTGTGTAGCGATGGTTGCAACTATGGCAGTCGGCTGCGGCGGAAAGAAAACCGACGGTGACGGCGGAAGCAGCAAGGGCGGAGACAAACTTGTTTACTGGGCAATGTGGAGCGAGGATGAGCCACAGGCAAAGGTAATCAAAGACGCGATCGCTAAGTATACGGAAGACACAGGCGTGAAGGTTGATGTTCAGTTCAAAGGCCGTAACGGACAGCGTGAAGGACTTCAGCCAGCACTGGATGCAAAGCAGAACATTGACTTATTTGACGAAGATGTTAACCGTGTAAACGGAACATGGGGCAAATATCTGATGGATCTGGAAGACATGGCAAAAGACTATGAGGCAGAGCACGGCAATGAGACGCTGTTCAAGATTGCACGTAATGCATATGGTCAGACTCATGACGGAGATGACACATTACATACGATTCCTTATCAGCCTTCTATTTTCGGATTCTTCTACAATAAGACATTGTTTGACAAAGCAGGCATAGAAGCTGTTCCTACAACATGGGAAGAACTGGATGCAGCATGTGCGAAGTTAAAAGAAGCAGGAATCACTCCTATCACAGCTGATGATGCTTATATGACATCCTTTATCGGAATGCATCTTGCAAGATATATCGGACAGGACGGCGTAAAGTCTCTTGTTACAGGCGAGGAAGTAAACGGCGAATCTGTTAAATGGGATGACCCAAGAGTTCTTGCAGCAGCAGAAAGTTTTGCTGATTTTGCAGAGAAAGGCTACTTTTCTAAGAACATCGCAACAAACAAATATCCTGCAGGCCAGAACCAGGAATTCGCTCCTGGCGAAGCTGCAATCGTAATCTGTGGATCTTGGCTTCCGAACGAAGCAAAAGAATCCGTAGCAGACGATCTTGAGTGGGGCTACTTCAACTATCCATCAGTTCCGGACGGAACAGATGACAGCACAGCCAACAACATTGCAAACCAGGTATTTGCAATTAACAAAGATTCTAAGATGGCTGACGAAGCATTCGAGCTGATTACTTATATCACCACTGGCGAATTTGACAAGAAGATGACGGAAGAAGCTCTTTGCATCCCGACAGACAAGGCAAATTCTGATGCTTGGCCGACAGAACTGGCTGGCGTGAAAGAAGGCTTTGATGCAACTACAACATACTATGACTGGGCAGCAGGCGTTGAGAGCAACAACGACCTTACACCAGTACTTCAGCAGAATACGCTTGACCTTGCGGCTGGCAAGATTGACGCGGCAGGATTCATTACAGCAATGACGAAAGCTGCTGGACAATAA
- a CDS encoding carbohydrate ABC transporter permease encodes MKKNKKMIIGFIAPAVIIFLIVFLYPIIRTIMMSMYKIESVTDTMEYWTFVGLQNYQKLFTTSIFKTAMFNIFKIWAIGGAIVLAVSLLFAVILTSGVRGKKAFRAIIYLPNIVSAVALATMWLQYVYSSKFGLLKSFLDSIGLHKLADTPWLDTDHKFWALLFAYCFGMIGYHMLIWMSGIERISPDLYEAATIDGANKPQQFRFMTLPLLKGVFKTNITMWSVSAAAFFVWSQLFSTVTADKATIVPVQYMYMHTFGAGNAVTERNAGYGAAIGIILCLCVVIIFTICNKLIKDDDLEF; translated from the coding sequence ATGAAGAAGAATAAGAAAATGATAATTGGCTTTATTGCGCCTGCGGTTATCATCTTCCTCATTGTATTCTTATATCCCATTATCAGGACAATCATGATGAGTATGTATAAGATTGAGTCTGTAACGGATACCATGGAATATTGGACATTTGTGGGATTACAGAACTATCAGAAACTATTCACGACATCAATATTCAAGACGGCGATGTTTAATATTTTCAAGATCTGGGCCATCGGCGGAGCGATTGTATTGGCAGTATCTCTGCTGTTTGCAGTAATCCTAACCAGCGGAGTCCGTGGGAAAAAAGCATTTCGTGCAATCATATATCTGCCGAATATCGTCAGCGCGGTTGCACTTGCAACAATGTGGCTGCAGTACGTATACAGTTCCAAGTTTGGCTTGTTAAAGTCATTCCTGGATTCCATCGGCCTTCATAAGCTGGCTGACACTCCATGGCTGGACACGGATCATAAGTTCTGGGCATTGCTGTTTGCATACTGCTTCGGCATGATCGGATACCATATGCTGATCTGGATGAGCGGTATCGAGAGAATCAGTCCGGATCTTTATGAAGCAGCAACCATTGACGGCGCAAATAAGCCGCAGCAGTTCCGTTTTATGACACTTCCTCTCTTAAAAGGCGTGTTTAAGACCAATATCACCATGTGGTCAGTCAGTGCGGCGGCATTCTTCGTATGGTCTCAGCTGTTCTCCACCGTTACGGCGGATAAGGCCACGATCGTGCCGGTACAGTACATGTACATGCACACGTTCGGAGCCGGCAATGCGGTGACAGAGAGAAATGCCGGATACGGCGCGGCTATCGGCATTATCCTTTGCCTGTGCGTCGTAATTATATTTACAATTTGTAACAAACTTATCAAAGATGACGATCTTGAATTTTAG
- a CDS encoding carbohydrate ABC transporter permease: MAKEKEKKVREKINWKKEFKLAPGYIVIILWVIFTFMLLGWILAASLSTTADIFAGKALKFPTGLHFENYAQAWGSGGVATFFMNSLLYALVSCVLLILICAPAAYVLSRFTFLGNKVIQTSFVSAMGIPITMIVLPLFSIVANMGILNNVFASKITLIFLYIGINIPYTTIFLLTFFSNLSRTYEEAAAIDGCPPTKTFWKIMFPMAQSGLVTVTIFNFINIWNEYFLSLIFANNDALRPVAVGLYGMLQSMQYTGNWSGMFAAVIIVFLPTFILYIFLSEKIIGGVTGGIKG; the protein is encoded by the coding sequence ATGGCTAAGGAAAAAGAAAAAAAGGTTAGAGAAAAGATTAATTGGAAAAAAGAATTTAAACTGGCTCCCGGATATATCGTCATCATCTTATGGGTAATATTTACATTCATGCTTCTTGGATGGATACTTGCGGCCAGTCTGTCAACTACGGCGGATATCTTTGCCGGCAAGGCGCTGAAGTTCCCTACGGGACTGCATTTTGAGAATTACGCGCAGGCATGGGGATCCGGAGGTGTCGCTACGTTCTTCATGAACTCATTGCTGTATGCGCTGGTATCATGCGTGCTGCTGATTTTGATCTGCGCTCCCGCGGCATACGTACTGTCGAGATTTACCTTCCTTGGAAACAAGGTAATTCAGACAAGTTTTGTGTCTGCCATGGGAATTCCGATCACGATGATCGTGCTTCCGCTGTTCAGCATAGTGGCAAACATGGGAATTCTGAACAACGTATTTGCCAGCAAGATTACGCTGATCTTCTTATATATAGGAATCAACATTCCATACACCACGATCTTCCTGCTGACATTCTTCTCAAACCTGTCGCGGACATATGAAGAGGCGGCAGCCATAGACGGATGCCCTCCGACGAAGACCTTCTGGAAGATCATGTTCCCAATGGCGCAGTCAGGCCTTGTAACGGTTACGATCTTTAACTTCATTAATATATGGAACGAATATTTCCTGTCATTAATATTTGCAAACAACGACGCTCTGCGTCCGGTTGCCGTAGGACTCTACGGAATGCTCCAGTCCATGCAGTACACAGGAAACTGGTCAGGCATGTTCGCGGCAGTTATCATCGTATTCCTGCCGACATTTATCCTGTATATTTTCCTGTCAGAGAAGATTATCGGAGGCGTTACCGGAGGCATCAAGGGCTAG
- a CDS encoding nucleotidyltransferase family protein — translation MNKPVLVIMAAGMGSRYGGLKQIDPVDSDGHIIMDFSMYDAKQAGFEKVIFIIKKENEADFKEAVGDRMAKYMDVSYAYQELASIPEGYEVPEGRVKPWGTAHAVLSCISLIDGPFAVINADDYYGQEAFKLIYDYLASHQDDDKYRYTMVGYHLGNTVTDNGHVARGVCDMNEKGELIAINERTRIEKHDGGIAFTEDDGETWNFVPADTTVSMNMWGFTKSILKEIEEGFPAFLDKGLKENPMKCEYFLPTVVSNLLGEDRATVAVLKSADKWYGVTYKEDKPVVVEAIQKMKDEGRYPQHLWEEA, via the coding sequence ATGAATAAGCCAGTATTGGTTATCATGGCGGCAGGAATGGGAAGCCGCTATGGTGGATTAAAGCAGATTGACCCAGTAGACTCAGATGGACACATTATCATGGACTTTTCCATGTATGATGCGAAGCAGGCAGGATTTGAAAAAGTAATCTTTATCATCAAGAAGGAAAACGAAGCAGACTTTAAAGAGGCTGTGGGGGACCGTATGGCAAAATATATGGACGTATCCTATGCGTACCAGGAACTTGCCAGCATTCCGGAGGGCTATGAAGTTCCGGAAGGCAGGGTGAAGCCATGGGGAACGGCGCACGCAGTCTTAAGCTGTATCTCTTTGATTGACGGGCCATTTGCAGTCATCAATGCAGATGATTATTACGGGCAGGAAGCATTTAAATTAATCTATGATTATCTAGCATCCCACCAGGATGACGACAAGTACCGTTACACCATGGTGGGCTACCATCTTGGCAATACAGTGACAGACAACGGGCATGTTGCCCGCGGAGTCTGCGATATGAATGAAAAGGGCGAACTGATCGCTATCAACGAAAGAACCAGGATCGAGAAGCACGATGGCGGCATTGCCTTTACGGAAGACGACGGAGAGACGTGGAACTTTGTTCCGGCAGATACGACGGTATCTATGAATATGTGGGGATTTACCAAGAGTATTCTGAAGGAGATAGAAGAAGGATTCCCGGCATTCCTTGACAAGGGGCTTAAGGAGAATCCGATGAAGTGTGAGTACTTCCTGCCGACGGTTGTCAGCAATCTTCTGGGCGAGGACCGGGCAACCGTTGCAGTCCTCAAGTCCGCGGATAAATGGTATGGAGTGACTTATAAAGAGGATAAGCCGGTGGTAGTGGAAGCCATACAGAAGATGAAAGATGAGGGACGCTATCCTCAGCATCTTTGGGAGGAAGCATAA
- a CDS encoding phosphotransferase enzyme family protein, whose translation MEHVTQKQRDEVVAHFKYKGILIDERPYGSGHINDTFLLTFEIAEMGQLKVILQRMNKEVFSNPVELMENIVGVTSYLRERIIENGGDPERETLNVIPTVDDKPYYLDSYGDYWRSYKFITDATSYDKVENPQHFYQSAVAFGNFQRLLADYPADTLHETIVGFHDTKARFATFKKVVEEDVMGRAASVKKEIQFVLDREDIADYFSDLQAKGEIPLRVTHNDTKLNNIMIDNKTGKGICVIDLDTVMPGLAMNDFGDSIRFGASTAAEDEQNLDKVSCSMDLFDLYAKGFIKGCAGKLTKKEINLMPMGAKTMTFECGMRFLTDYLQGDVYFKIHRDGHNLDRCRAQFKLVEDMEKKWYTMQDIVKKYSNS comes from the coding sequence ATGGAACATGTGACACAGAAGCAAAGAGACGAAGTGGTCGCGCACTTTAAGTATAAGGGAATTCTTATAGATGAGCGGCCTTACGGAAGCGGCCATATCAATGACACATTTCTGCTGACTTTTGAGATTGCGGAGATGGGACAGCTGAAGGTGATCTTACAGAGAATGAATAAGGAGGTATTCTCCAATCCAGTAGAACTGATGGAGAATATCGTGGGAGTCACCTCTTACCTGCGGGAGCGGATCATTGAAAATGGAGGCGACCCGGAGAGAGAGACCCTCAATGTCATTCCTACGGTGGATGATAAGCCCTACTATCTGGACTCCTACGGCGACTATTGGCGCTCTTACAAGTTTATTACGGATGCCACCAGTTATGACAAGGTGGAGAATCCACAGCATTTTTACCAGAGCGCCGTTGCATTTGGCAATTTCCAGAGGCTGCTGGCGGACTATCCTGCCGATACGCTTCATGAGACGATCGTAGGATTCCATGACACGAAAGCGAGATTTGCCACATTTAAGAAAGTGGTGGAGGAGGATGTCATGGGAAGGGCAGCGTCCGTGAAGAAGGAGATCCAGTTCGTTCTGGATCGGGAGGACATCGCGGATTATTTCTCTGACCTTCAGGCCAAGGGAGAGATCCCGCTTAGGGTTACCCACAACGACACAAAACTTAACAATATTATGATTGATAATAAGACGGGAAAAGGAATCTGCGTGATCGACCTGGATACGGTCATGCCAGGGCTTGCCATGAACGATTTTGGGGACTCGATCAGGTTTGGCGCCAGCACGGCCGCGGAAGACGAGCAGAATCTGGATAAGGTATCCTGCAGCATGGATCTGTTTGACCTGTATGCAAAGGGCTTTATCAAAGGCTGCGCCGGAAAACTGACGAAGAAAGAGATAAACCTGATGCCCATGGGCGCCAAGACGATGACGTTCGAGTGCGGAATGAGATTCCTGACCGACTATCTCCAGGGGGACGTTTACTTCAAGATTCACAGGGATGGACACAATCTTGACAGGTGCAGGGCGCAGTTCAAGTTGGTTGAAGACATGGAGAAAAAGTGGTATACTATGCAGGACATCGTTAAGAAGTATAGTAACAGTTAG
- the galE gene encoding UDP-glucose 4-epimerase GalE has protein sequence MAKILITGGAGYIGSHTALELLEEGYEVVIYDNLSNSSRESVKRVEELTGKSLKFYEGDVLDADALEAMFQAEGIDAVIHCAALKAVGESVQKPLEYYHNNITGTLTLMGVMDKVGVKNIVFSSSATVYGSPEIIPITEECPKGQCTNPYGWTKSMMEQIMTDLQKAHPEWNVILLRYFNPVGAHKSGRIGEDPKGIPNNLMPYISQVAVGKLERLGVFGDDYDTPDGTGVRDYIHVVDLARGHVKAINYIFTNPGLDIINLGTGVGYSVLDMVKAFAKACGKEIPYEIKPRREGDIAMCYADPAKAARVLGWKAERGLEEMCEDTWRWQSQNPNGYKE, from the coding sequence ATGGCGAAAATATTGATTACAGGCGGAGCTGGCTATATAGGAAGCCATACTGCGCTGGAACTGCTGGAAGAGGGCTACGAAGTTGTCATCTATGACAATCTTTCCAACTCTTCCAGGGAATCAGTCAAGAGAGTAGAAGAACTGACGGGTAAGTCCTTGAAGTTCTATGAAGGCGATGTACTGGACGCAGACGCGCTGGAAGCAATGTTTCAGGCAGAAGGGATCGATGCTGTCATCCATTGCGCGGCGCTGAAAGCAGTTGGGGAATCTGTACAGAAGCCGTTGGAATACTACCATAACAATATAACCGGAACATTGACCCTGATGGGCGTGATGGACAAAGTGGGCGTGAAGAACATCGTATTCAGTTCTTCTGCCACGGTATACGGAAGCCCGGAGATAATTCCGATCACGGAAGAATGCCCGAAGGGACAGTGCACCAATCCGTATGGATGGACCAAGTCCATGATGGAGCAGATCATGACGGACCTTCAGAAGGCTCATCCGGAATGGAACGTCATCCTGCTGCGCTACTTCAACCCGGTAGGCGCGCATAAGAGCGGACGTATCGGAGAGGATCCAAAGGGAATCCCGAATAATCTGATGCCTTATATCTCCCAGGTTGCAGTTGGCAAGCTGGAGAGGCTGGGCGTATTCGGCGATGACTATGACACGCCGGATGGAACGGGCGTGCGTGACTATATCCATGTTGTGGATCTGGCGCGCGGCCATGTAAAAGCCATCAACTATATCTTTACCAATCCGGGGCTTGATATCATCAATCTGGGAACCGGTGTTGGCTATTCAGTCCTTGATATGGTAAAGGCATTCGCCAAAGCCTGCGGCAAGGAGATCCCTTATGAGATCAAGCCGAGAAGAGAAGGCGATATCGCCATGTGCTATGCAGACCCTGCAAAGGCAGCGAGAGTCCTGGGCTGGAAGGCAGAGCGGGGCTTAGAAGAGATGTGCGAGGATACCTGGAGATGGCAGTCCCAGAATCCAAACGGCTACAAAGAATAA